The following coding sequences are from one Humulus lupulus chromosome X, drHumLupu1.1, whole genome shotgun sequence window:
- the LOC133804347 gene encoding mediator of RNA polymerase II transcription subunit 15a-like encodes MSPKALSASVRDIGSVVSMVDRFAGSAPGNGSRAAVGEDLVAMTNYRLQVRNFMSHDRTNGTRKIKRYTSAMPLNVISSTSSINDSEISELESTATSGIKRCKLEAIHALKDEIREINQRLIDTVIDISEESSVVAAAAEGDEGTIVKCSFSAMALSPNMKLQYALA; translated from the exons ATGTCACCGAAGGCATTGAGTGCTTCTGTCAGGGACATTGGCTCTGTTGTCAGCATGGTTGATAGGTTTGCAGGATCAGCTCCCGGTAATGGATCTAGAGCTGCAGTTGGTGAGGATTTAGTTGCTATGACAAACTATCGTTTACAGGTAAGAAATTTCATGAGCCACGACAGAACTAACGGGACAAGGAAAATTAAGCGCTACACTAGTGCCATGCCCTTAAATGTCATATCATCAACCAGTAGTATTAATGATTCAGAAATATCAGAACTAGAGTCAACTGCAACATCTGGTATCAAGAGGTGTAAGTTAGAG GCAATTCATGCTCTTAAAGACGAAATTAGGGAAATAAATCAGCGTCTTATTGACACTGTTATTGATATTAGTGAGGAATCAAGTGTTGTAGCAGCTGCTGCTGAAGGAGATGAAGGGACCATTGTCAAGTGCTCTTTCAGTGCCATGGCACTCAGTCCAAACATGAAATTGCAATATGCTTTAGCATAG